From the genome of Plutella xylostella chromosome 31, ilPluXylo3.1, whole genome shotgun sequence:
TCTAAGAGACAGCCAGTCAATTTAAAAATCAATGACAGTGCCATACAACTTGTCGACAGTGTCAAATACCTCGGTTTATTGCTAGACCGTTCACTTAGGTGGGGCCGACACATTAATGAAATCTCCGAAAAAACGCTTCAATTCattaacgtatttaaaattctatCCGGCTCTGGTTGGGGAATACACCCTACCCATTTACGAAGACTTTACATTGCCGTTATACGCAGTCGGTTAGATTATTGCAGCTTCCTATATGACAATAGTGTAAAAAGTCACCTTTATAAGCtggataaaatacaaaatcgaTGCGCGTTATAGGTGGTTTCTTAAAGTCATCCCCAATACACGTCATGGAGAGCGAACTCTGTATACAACCGCTTCATATACGACGCAGGTATCTAGCAAGCAAATTCTGGCTTCGATCCAAGTCCTTAAGGAGAACTTTAGCATGCCTATGGTGAGTGAACATTCAGTTTGAGTTTTTTCAAACTCTTGTAAAAACTCTCCATACTGGCGCAACAAAAAGTGGCCAGCTCTAGCAAGAGTACATGAATTGTTATTTGACCTTCCTATTCACTTTTCAGACAAATTAGAAATGTTTAGTATGAACACTTGGGTAAGAAATATTCACAtagatactaacattatttacAAAGTGGATAATATAGAAAAACCTAAGAAAAAATACGATGTAAATAGACTAAACTTAATTTTGACTGATTATATTGTAGAAAGATATATGAACTTTCACACAATTTTCACGGATGGTTCACGAGATAATACTGGTGTTGGAGCAGCGTTTCTTGACACTCATCTACAAAAGTCTTGCAGTTATAAAATATCCTCCAAAATCTCTATAATGTTTGCGGAACTTTTTGTTATTGCAGAAGCGTTAGAATATGCCCATGTTTAAATTCTAgtaatattgtaattttatctGACTCAAGAAGCGCCCTCCAACATATAGCTCGATGCACCTCGAACGTTCGATGTGCACCGATAGCTTATACCATTCTGAAATCTATCTGTGACATGAAATATAGAAATAAGAATGTAATATTGCAGTGGATCCCATCCCACGTCGGCCTTGCAGGGAACGAACAGGTGGACCAGCTCACGAAAACAGCTATAGTGGACGGTTCCGAAAAAGTGCTCTTACCGTTTTATACAGACTTAATTACTGATGTGAAGTTGCAATGCCAAAACGCTTGGAATGAGCATTTTCATGAAAGATCAGTAAGTGCGGGTGTATGGTACAAGACCCTTCAATCGAGTCCACCACGAATTCCCTGGTTTGACCGATGTGAGATGAGTAGAAATAATATAGTCCTAGCCATGAGAATTCGCTCCGGACACATACCGACTAACAAATTTGGCTTCCTAATGAAAAAAGTCCCGTCCCCGAACTGCTCGGAGTGTGGTGTCCTGGAGGACGCCACGCATCTGTTGCTGGAGTGTGTCCAGAACGAATCTTTTAGACGACAGATATATCACAATGATATGTTTAATAACTAGGGCGGTTGTAACGTAGTTCTAGCTAGTACTCTATCAGATGTAGCCAAATTGTTGTATACACTAgttaaaataggtttaaaaaaatagattataAGTTAGAATAAGATAAAGCCCTTACGAGGGTGACATAGTGTACTAAActctcaataaaataaatagataaaaataataatcattggAGCCTTCCGTATCTATTATGATTATCTAAATATCGCCATCATCGCTTATGAACCATATCCAATATTTGGATATATCAGATACGGCTTTAAAGCGGTGATAGCGTTACGGATTTGTAAggaatattattgtaaaatgtaCAAGTAACCATGTGCTACGTGAATACTGTAATGTTCATGTgatgatggaaaacatcgtgaagaaaccTGCACTTAGatagcatattattatgacatatcacattacaaaatatattataagctgCGAACAGCTTCGCTAGCAAGTCACTTCTCACTATGGTTTCGGCGTTTACAGTAGTGAGCATAATGTAAACAGTTGTGTATGTAAATTTGACTAATTTGTAGAGTCATTGTGACCTTGGCATAGTACAATATACACATGTTAGGATTAGATCAATGAATATATTGAACATACTTCCTAACAAGGATTATATATCTATTAGAAGATTAAGAAGGATTAGTGAAAAATATGGCGCTTATCTAAGtataaaagaaaatgaaagataaataaaacacttgTGTAGAGTCAACAATGATTAGCTGGGCTGTACTTCTTTTAGGCGGTAagtagatatattatattattatagcatATTTTACAGTCATAATTTAGCTATAGTCAACTTTCATAATACTCTCAAACTAGGttcttaagtaggtagtaagtaAGAACTAAGTCGAGCCGAGAGCCAAACGAGCATTGCCTTCTAAACAGTCGCCCAGTCGCTCAGTGGACGGTGAGCTGCGAGTACGAAGCTGGATGGAGGCCAAAAAATGTTTCTATATGTACCACTATAGGTACCTTAGGACAGCAACATAACTATAGAACCAGGATGGTGTTATGGGTTAGTATcaggtaattaataattagaaAGGATTTAAAatccctaaaattaagtataggtaccatgtgctcttacgatgaaggaaaacattgtggggaaacctgcacatcgaaatttagcacatctagatgcGTGAAACCACCAagccgcagtggaccagcgtagTGGGGAATAGttcaagcttagaaaggcagttAAGACTTTATATGCACAACGGTTACATTCGAGAGGGAACTAACACCTCCACAGACAAAAGACtagaatatacttacctacaattataaaaacaatttatttattattaccgTTTGTCACATTATCCACAGCCGCTGCCGCATCAGCAGCGGTCCCCAAGACCAACCGAATCGTCGGTGGACAGATCACTTCCATCGAGGAGCATCCTTCCATCGTGCAGCTGGACTACCTTGGTCAGCTCAGTGGAACTTGGACCCAAAACTGCGGGGGAACCATCCTGAACCCCGACTTTGTTGTCAGTGCCGCTCATTGCACAGAGTACGTATTTGAATACTTTCGCTTTGCTTTATGTAATTCTTacattccgggataaaaagtagcctttgtgttaatccagggtttCAGCTAACTAAATGGCCGTTTCCTGTGGAATCGTAATAAATATCCAGCATCCAACCAtccatacttacaaactttaaaGTTTACAATAATAGTAGTATTATCACACTAGTTAGGGTGAATGAAACTGATCCACTACCGTATATACCTGCGTTCGGTGCACCCTGGGCAGCCACTGACAGCTGATTTGACTGGGTATTCCTTTCgatgacaaaccctagaccAGCCTTGGTGTTTGCCAGTGGCAACGCTAAACGGTCGGGAGAAAACTGTGAGTTTCTGAATGCATCGCAACAGCATCACTGCAAACAGTCGCCATAATGGTTGAGGTCCGATTAAGTTAGACGCGGGTTAGTATGCCAAGTCTTGACAGTTTGCTAGTTCTGCGCTAGGGATGAATGCGGCGCTTTGATCGCCCAGGAGCAAGTTAGCGGTACCTATGCCATTACTGGGAATGCAGCCAAATTACACTGTAACTTTTTCTACCCAACTTCTAGCAACAACGTCAGTGCTGCCAACCGCAGAGTCCGTGCCGGCTCCACCATCCGCAACAGCGGAGGTCAGCTCGTCTACGTCTCATACTACCGGAACCACCCCGACTACAGCAAGAGGGAAGAATTCGACAGTGACATCACCTTGATCAGACTGGCTAAGAGACTGACCTTCGATGCTACGGTCCAGCAGGCTCCTATCAACGCTCCAGGGTCTGAAATACCCGATGGAACCGCCGTCGTCCATGCCGGATGGGGTGACATGAAGGTATCTAAGTTTTTCTTTATGCAAGTAGGTCGCAATTAAATAGTCTGTCATAGAGGTACAAGGCTCACGATGATGTCTCCTGCAGGATAGAAAAGCAACAACCCTTTGAACTTAGGGTATCAAGGCAATGAAATGGATCGTAAGCAGATTATTTGCACTTTCATTGCTGATCGAGGAATGGGCTGCAGCGTTATCTGCAGTGAACTTCCAACAATACTATCTGCTGTCTGCCAAGGACTTGACGCTTTCCTTCTCGCTTTACCCACACGTCCTAAAGGATCTAAAACTCATTAAGCAGCAACTTATATGAATTTAATTGAACGTATGTTAAATTGCATCTGCATATCTTCTTTCAGGAAGGGGCCGGCATTGCATCGCTGTTTCTGCGTGACGTGACCATCTACACCATAAACAACGCTGAATGTGCCAGCCGCTACGAGGAAGGGGTGACTGAAAACATGATTTGCGTTGGTATCCTGGATGAGGGAGGCAAGGACGCATGCCAAGGAGACTCTGGCGGCCCTCTGTACCTCAACAAAATCCTTGTAGGTATTGTGTCATGGGGCAGTGGCTGTGCTGACGAGTACTACCCAGGTGTGACCACTAAGGTGTCTGCTTTCACCAACTGGATCGTAGACAATGCTAAATAAGTGTGGTCTGACGGTGCTTCAACTAGATTGCAAGCCAAAACAGAGTGATAAATAATACATGGTTAAATTATTGATTCCctatcgtttttttttcttattatcCTATATTGCCCTCACTATGGCTTAGCTAGAGGTAAAAGAGGGCCTGTACAGGGCCCCAAGTCTACTAAACGCATTAGAGTAAAATTGGATGTCGATTGTATGTCGACAGCATGTCGACAGCGAAAAATGACACATTTGGCagtcttgtattttttaagaccATAGTGTCAGCTCGATGGAAGTTGGATGGAAGCCACCATGAAGCCACTCATATTACATTGAACAAAACGCTAGTCCACTGACAAGTGCCACACCGATATCGTCTCTCAATTTGCGTAGTCCACTATTTATTAACGTTTCCGTCAATGGCTTCATTATGgtttatctgtcaaaaatcACCTTTGTGAGGCCATTGAACAGATACACCTAAGATACACGTTTTATTCAGATGTTGTCAACATGAATTGGAATATTCATTTCAATTTGCGGTGGGAAATGCTATTATTAGCAGACAGAGTGGATAGAGGTCGTCGGGAGTTGAAGGAACGGCGTCGAAATCGCGCCTTCATGAGGCGGAATGTCGATCCTTTCCTGAGTTTGCCGGACTCGGAGTTTGTGAAGACATTTCGCCTCAGTAAGGATGTGGTGAAGGAGATTGCCACGGATTTAACTACACTGATAGCCAAAGAACGCAGGCTAGATGGTATATCTGTTATGATTAAAGTTTGGAGCCGTCTATAATTTGGCAAAATATAGCTGTACTGGATGGTAGAAGAtctaatacttatacatatatgtttCATATACTCATTGCATTGCATTCTTTTAGCCATGTTTtataaccgacttcgaaaaaaggaggaggttctcaattcgcctgtatctttttttttatcctCAACTAACAGAcaaaaccaaaacaaaacCTCAGAAAAAGGAACCCTGTTGGTCAGAGAACAAAACGATAAATTGTTAAAATGTGTTGTTAAAGTTGACATAAGAAATGCAACATATCGACACgacgagttttttttttttgcctgTGGTCTTAATTATACAGCCAGTttaatatatgaaaaatatatttaaatgccaTAACACGTCaattattgaatttaaaaaacattgaaTAAGATAAAACactaatacttttaaataaatagtgtggaAAATCTTCAAATTAAGCCCAAGTCGAACGATCCGTGTATGGTGGCTTTACAAATTTGACAAAACCGGCAACACTGATAATATTCCAAGATGACGTCACGATCACCCAGAAGTCATTCTGTGTCAAtagcatttatattttatcgagACTGGCCGTGAGACGtagggactaccgtttttggGCCAATGACAATGGAGTTGCAATGGAGTCTCTATTGGATATCttcattgatattttttgtaaccaatagcagacttggggcccaggtgacgtgccccgccaaattagggttttcaatgctcttcacacagcacacgcagtgacacgcacacatgtaagtttgcacagtgggtcgataaacttttactcgccaactttattgacaattattttcaagtagtgatttgagggtaagtttaatttttaattacactggtaagcaccaggaaagagtagaaattaataggggtgccacttttctccatactcggaacccgattagatttctaaacaaatgtggtatttacttgtagaaaggtaactacaggtattaaagtgtagataataagttatactaagggtatagttactaagccgaaaggggatgactcaaggggtcattctgaacaactttagttctacgagttttgcaaaaacgcgaaaaaaaaaatcgttttccatggtaaaaagtcacgtgtcaacaaagtttttatgataaaggttttttttggttaatttttaaaactcgtagaacaaaagttcagaatcagtctcacttgttttaacccgactgccgaaggaggagagtaatgttttttgattgtatgtatgtatgtttgttagtatattttttggtggcagaataatattttttcatatttttagagtttcgtacctcaaaaggaaaaaagcaaccgttataagatctctttgttgtccgtctgtctgactgactgtctgtcactgccctttttctcagaaacgggtaaagatatcaagctcatatttcgcatagatatgaggagtacccaaaaaaaattggggtactccctctcccatacaagtaaattctCTCCCATACAGCCTTGCTTAAGGTGACTGAAGACATCAGATGTGCCATGGAGGATCGGCGGGTAACAGTTCTGGTCCTGGTGGACTTTAGCAATGCGTTCAATGCCGTAGACCACGACCTGTTGCTTGCCGTTCTTCAATGTCACAAGATCTCCGATCCCGCTGTTTGCTGGTTTTCTTCATATCTTCGTGGTCGCCAACAGGCAATACGTTGCGGTCCTTCTGATATATCAGACTGGGCTGACTTGTCTGCTGGTGTTCCTCAAGGCGGCATTCTCTCTCCTCTACTTTTTTCaacctttattaatttagtcACCTCAAATCTTCTATGTTCCTACCACTTGTATGCCGATGACCTGCAGATCTACAACCAGGTCAAATTAGACGATTTAGATGCTGGCATTGCTGGGGTCAATAGTGATCTCGAGGAGATATTAAGATGGTCTCGTAGCTTTGGCATCTCTGTTAACCCTAGTAAGTGTCAAGCCATCATTGTGTTTGGTTCAAGGCTGTTATCGGGTCTCGACTATGCTGCGGTGCCACCAGTCAAATTTGATGGTCGTGTTGTACTTTTTTCTGCAACTGTCAATGATCTTGGCCTGATCATTGATCAAAACCTAAGTTGGGATCAGCAACTTGATAAAGTATCCCGCAAAATTTACGCATCACTCCACTCCTTGCTTCGCTTAAAAAATTTTCTTCCCCAGCACACTAAACTTGCCCTTGTTAATTCTCTTCTTCTTCCCATTTTAGACTATGCGGATGTGTGCTATCTGGACCTAACTGAAGCTTTGCTCAATAAGCTTGAACGCTTATTGAACACGTGCattcgtttcgtttttgggCTGCGTAAATATGATCACGTTTCACAGTACCGCGCTCAATTGAAATGGCTCCCCATCCGTGACCGTAGGAACCTGCGTATCCTTTGTCTTCTCTTCTCTATCCTCCACGAGCCAAATACCCCACCTTATCTAAAGTCTATGTTCCAATTTCTATCTGACACTCATACCAGAGACTTACGTTCTTCTCATAATTCTATTTTAGCCCTACCCTCCTTCCACTCTGGTTTTATGTCTGACTCTTTCGCGGTCACGGCTGTGCGTCTATGGAACGATCTCCCTGATTCCATTAGGAAGGCTCCGTCTCGCAACGTTTTTAAGCGTCTTACTCGAACTCATTACCTTAGTAAGATAGTTAGTTGATAGCTCTTTCCTGAACctctaaattaattattgttatataatattaatatttatatatatatatatatagtacaccaaaaagtataataaatattaacaagttgtgtaacttaatttgggtacaaaaggcggtcatATCACTTAAATAtatagtatataggtatatattatgtttatctaTATATTCAGAACTTATATGTAGttacgtattttatattaggtatatttggtaattattattaagtgacttgtttttaattttgtagtaatagtgttgttttctttttgcacaccttataataaaattttcttgcacctcctgtgggttgactggtagaaaatgcttgtagcattaagtccaccctttgtacacttatttttatatttgtgcaataaaggattaaataaataaattggggctgatattttttccggtaattttgatggtgtaggtagggtatcgttgaataggtcttttaatataataggtataaaaaaggttaaaatatcattatttggcttttacccttaaatttggggaccacaccatagacaaatcctaatttaaaaaatgatttcaatagatggcgtgattttatgttgggtaactcagaataagaagtgatgatatctcagaataataatggttaatggtgctattccgctgagcatcgaaaccggtgggacgctaatgaaaagtggtcatggaaatgcaccagggtagaccctgctcctagaacaaggcatgagtttgtgatttgtgtgcgtgaaaagcgaagatggaaactttgaatattttcttgatttttttattattgatgcaataacatatacctagtattattctgagttacccaccgaagtcaccccgtggcaggttgactagataggtacttttgcaaatcacgccatatatcgttgtttttattagtggctactgtctatagaagaaattccgtcattgacaattttacgttacgaatgaatttagtaaacccagtgaacctaactaatccagaggaaacctaaaatatctttctctctctctttgaaaaacatacttaatagcccaaactcgattctattctattctctgtgggggtgtaagtacctgcacctggctctctcgagtggaacctttgtgcatatccccaaggtctaaactgccttcctaagcttgaaccatttcccaccacgctggtccactgcgggttggtgggttcacatatctagatgtgctaaatctagatatgcaggtttcctcacgatgtttcccttcaccgttagagcgatggtatacattgtacttaagttaaaagaactcattggtacatgtcaccgccgtgattcgaacccgcatctcttgcgtgagaagcgggcgcttacccgactgagctaccaccgcgcccaaactcgatgcttttagctattaaatatttgaaataaaattcagtcacctccgtgttactgccctcatcagatccttacgagaccatgcctcaaccagcaccatgagactgtgtttttgaatcctaacctaattttcctacgtattgtcatcacttagatccattcactatattcctgctcctcatcccagggccgtgaggaccggaggcacgtcagctttttaaagacatcagcagcagacaaatagaagtctcaagggaccctagggctggcacttacctatcacaaaggctaagcatcgctatatagcggggtaacgcggccagcgtcttgggtaccctacccgacagtggcagcgatctggccagcatcttctttttagtttaattttaattttatattagttagttttagttaggcattaataattataatttaatcaagaagtaccatggacttaactaataaaaaacattatcatttaatttattgaatatagtataagaattatgcttcctcaatttcaaatcaaattatgttggtgtcataaaagttgaaaaagtgcaatgacaaccaatgtgcagtgattttgtgtctgtacacaattagatcgcgagctgtcagtgccgcctaaaccgacgtgacccttctttggaggccaccggccgactgagtcaaagtcaaacgtcgcttgtgtttataaatgattttataacacagaaagccgccatagatatttgtatgaagatttgagggaaaaaaattgctcaagtttgggattaatttacacaaaataggtgtgtgtttattaaaaaacaaggtatttagcgcctagtccaagcatttatctttataatttgataagaatcatatgaaaattcttgataattacgacacagttgttacaatacgggagtgtgatttactggtttttcgtaattaatttacagttatccataagcatttacttaaattcgattgattcagcacctagttagactcttcggctacctgtgtgatttttttcaaggctgtagagcatcatttactacataattctatgacaatgccaaccctcgattgcctattgccgacccttaaaaTCAATGGGTTCGATCCTCAAGTTCTCTTGTCCTTGACGTATCGATGAAAAACACTATAATAGCAGATAGAGTTGTTTGCCGTGGTTAAAATCTTACTAAAtgcaatacaataataaatggtTATTACGGAACCCTACAAAGACCGAATAGATCAACTAGCTTTTGTCTCTAGCCTCTGTATACTATTGAAAAGGTTTTGATTCCTCTAGACCAAGATCTGCAAGCTGAAGTAAAAGTAACCTCCTATAATATACAGGATATTGGTAAAATGGTATATAGTAATGTGGGTCATTTTGAACCACTTTTGTTGTAAAGAACTACGACTTTTCGAAAATATTCAGAAAATTATCGGAATGATGCCAAGAAACACATCCTTTCTATACCACTTTGGCGATACCCTGTATGAGTATAATATAGAAGCAAAGGCCGGTGGGTTTGGTAAACAAGTTTAAGAGTACCACGAACAGGCACGCTCAGTGGGAGGTCCTTCCTCCCGCTGACCTAAGACCGTAATAATGGTTGCTTGAGGAAATCCGTTCCTTACGAGAGACCTATATCCAGGAGTggataaatacaataaaatatatttctttcgCGAATTTTGTCGTTATGATTTAATCTTCGGGCTTAGATAATACCATGCTGCATATGTAAGTGTCGGCTTAGTAtcccctttttgcaacacaatttgtataaattatatcagttacatctgaatgaaacagagaagcgtataggcgacttaaagaaaatttcttgcgtagatgtaggttgtgtattgctatgggaggtcgccattttgaaaatttattgtgagtaaatgtgtaaaataattattagagtttatttacttattattaataataaaattatctcataaatcttactactcagactaaaacatttttctaagaatttacattcaaaaatgtaacttaaattttaaaaaaagtaaataatttaattttccctttaatttgatacattttctaacttaattagtccttagtaatgacataacaggaatatttcaactttctgaaacaatttactaattaggtaatttccacccaggtacctttgaaggcttttttctgcaaataataccctattaagcaatagtttatttttatttttatgtaattttggaaccttgcggagtttttaaaattaataaggcaccatgagaatatctttttcaatttttaatttcacgtagaaaattcagagcagtctagctcgatgatataattcgaactttcgataaaaaaataactaactaacattacagctaggaagctgaaacttttatggctaaaagaacaacttaagaggatgacacaaaaataaaaaatgctttaaaaaagttatccaaaaaaataataaaacataattaatccactgaggtcgattttcgtagaaaattaggaaaaaaaatcataactcctaaactactaaaaattgctgaacatacatgggggtgatttggctaccccttgacctaaggaatcaaacattttcctttggacgtcactctttgggccaccctgtatatatctACAAATAATgatgtacctatatatgtgCAAAGTTGTGTTCCATTCTCAAAAATTCTTGtgtaaattaacaaataagGTCTGGTTTAACTatgtatatgttactgtaaaagcccgaacaacggtaaatcctaggatttaacagtaaatcttaggatttaccaacatgagttggtaaatgtaaGGATTTGTGAAAATTGGTCATTTTTTTCGGGTTTTTACCATTAAAATTTGGTAAATGCTAGGTTTTACCACTGACacctagtaaaagttggttttgggaataaaacaaagattaattatcacctattcatttatttcaatcaaaaacttaaattattttctttcagaatttatattatttattatgaacagTCATTTTGAAACCTTtaaatcaacataattattttaacaatgtgtaataatcatatatttATCCACCTCTAAATTATTTCctaaatagttaaaattaaaagtattataatttcttctcaaaaacataacagaatcgatattatatttttttttgttaattattggcatttattagtaggtacagaAATATACTTGTtgaaaacaaatttaactttattttcactcattcactgaacgataatttaaacacggaaaccggaagtaaaataattttcacgtattattattgttgacgtcgagtaaagtagattgcaatactcgtaataaatatttcttaagttcggttagttataagttatcatcatcatcacgactcattacgtccccactgctggggcacgggtctccttccaatgaaggaagggtttcgatctagtccaccacgctggcctagtgcgggttggtggaccccaacacaagcaagcttgtgctgagcgagttgtcgggtaagggcttgtacacaaaactgcgttgcgacgtcgcatcgcaaaaatctgcgactgttttgacagtttttcagGGCAAATGCATGATAACTGTCGCAGgtttttgcgatgcgacgtcgcaacgcag
Proteins encoded in this window:
- the LOC119692913 gene encoding trypsin, alkaline B, translating into MISWAVLLLGAAAASAAVPKTNRIVGGQITSIEEHPSIVQLDYLGQLSGTWTQNCGGTILNPDFVVSAAHCTDNNVSAANRRVRAGSTIRNSGGQLVYVSYYRNHPDYSKREEFDSDITLIRLAKRLTFDATVQQAPINAPGSEIPDGTAVVHAGWGDMKEGAGIASLFLRDVTIYTINNAECASRYEEGVTENMICVGILDEGGKDACQGDSGGPLYLNKILVGIVSWGSGCADEYYPGVTTKVSAFTNWIVDNAK